A window of the Candidatus Palauibacter polyketidifaciens genome harbors these coding sequences:
- a CDS encoding SAM-dependent methyltransferase, with the protein MIDINEIGATAFVIASIRALEPEKPHPLFNDPYAPWFSNDRARTAARQLDAAFPPSTTMVRFRTRYFNRFVERGIEDGARQVVLLGGGFDMRAHHYRNAGAAFFEVDQKAVLEFKRHILSNNGVEQPPSLFANYLEADVPGDLADLGFDPAAPTLMVWEGNTMYLPPESIMPFLNRLAGAMSSLRIAFDYFSLDLQRRDFDTDEDRKRLEGVERAMNASFPTGFPDLKVFERETPFEVAESGTFAELAEEYGLGQMVAEYPEDWRETLKLYGYCVLERRTSG; encoded by the coding sequence ATGATCGATATCAACGAAATCGGTGCGACGGCTTTTGTCATCGCGTCGATCCGGGCCCTGGAGCCCGAAAAGCCGCATCCGCTCTTCAACGATCCCTACGCCCCGTGGTTCTCGAACGACCGGGCGCGCACGGCCGCCCGGCAACTCGACGCGGCGTTCCCGCCCTCGACGACGATGGTCCGGTTCCGCACGCGCTACTTCAACCGGTTCGTGGAGCGCGGGATCGAGGACGGGGCGCGCCAGGTCGTGCTGCTCGGGGGCGGCTTCGACATGCGCGCGCATCACTACCGGAACGCGGGCGCGGCCTTCTTCGAGGTGGATCAGAAGGCGGTCCTCGAGTTCAAGCGCCATATCCTGTCGAACAACGGGGTCGAACAGCCGCCGTCGCTCTTCGCGAACTACCTGGAGGCGGATGTTCCGGGCGACCTGGCCGACCTCGGCTTCGACCCGGCGGCGCCGACGCTGATGGTCTGGGAGGGCAACACGATGTACCTGCCCCCGGAGAGCATCATGCCGTTCCTGAACCGGCTCGCGGGGGCGATGTCGTCGCTCCGCATCGCCTTCGATTACTTCTCGCTGGACCTGCAGCGCCGCGACTTCGACACCGACGAGGACCGCAAGCGGCTCGAGGGGGTGGAGCGGGCGATGAACGCCTCGTTTCCCACGGGCTTCCCGGACCTGAAGGTGTTCGAGCGGGAGACGCCGTTCGAGGTGGCCGAGTCGGGCACGTTCGCGGAGCTGGCGGAGGAGTACGGGCTGGGTCAGATGGTGGCGGAGTACCCGGAGGACTGGCGCGAGACGCTCAAGCTCTACGGCTACTGCGTGCTGGAGCGGCGAACGAGCGGCTGA
- a CDS encoding DUF5615 family PIN-like protein yields the protein MKFLLDLCAASRALQETLTGLGHDVLTAWELDPRATDEELLAVANHDGRVLVTKDKDFGELVFVLRRPHPCIVRLVDMRVADTVTAMRELIEQHADAMQRGDLIVVTPTRVRVRSGSRTREGAE from the coding sequence TTGAAGTTCCTGCTCGACCTCTGCGCGGCGTCCCGAGCCCTTCAGGAGACGCTGACCGGCTTGGGGCACGACGTCCTGACTGCGTGGGAACTAGACCCTCGCGCCACCGATGAAGAACTGCTCGCGGTCGCGAACCACGATGGCCGAGTACTCGTCACGAAGGACAAGGACTTCGGTGAATTGGTCTTCGTCCTGCGCCGTCCGCATCCGTGCATCGTCCGTCTCGTTGACATGCGGGTCGCGGACACGGTCACCGCCATGCGGGAATTGATTGAACAGCATGCGGATGCGATGCAGCGCGGAGACTTGATCGTGGTCACTCCGACGCGCGTCCGCGTGCGTTCGGGTAGCCGGACGCGTGAAGGAGCCGAGTGA
- a CDS encoding DUF433 domain-containing protein, which translates to MATNAETMARITVRPDVFGGKPIIRDLRIAVEHILGMLAAGDTPERILEEYPMLERDDIQACLLFSHRALAGDHVHERIQVQPNA; encoded by the coding sequence ATGGCGACGAACGCGGAAACCATGGCACGGATCACGGTCCGCCCGGACGTGTTCGGAGGCAAGCCCATCATTCGCGATCTCCGTATCGCCGTGGAGCATATCCTCGGCATGCTGGCGGCAGGTGACACGCCGGAGAGGATCCTCGAGGAATACCCGATGCTGGAACGGGATGACATCCAGGCGTGCCTGCTCTTCAGCCACCGGGCCCTCGCGGGCGACCACGTCCACGAACGGATACAGGTGCAGCCGAACGCTTGA
- a CDS encoding outer membrane beta-barrel protein: MSAGRNSAQAAIHAVALVLALAAAPLAAQTTIGVRAGIGPASLSGADLETRGAAAFDEPRDGIVAGVDAGIPLSGGLGVRIGLGLAQKGGAVKVPSSIRASRLLNESTAEIDYLQFSALFRAGTAAEEGRLNFGFLAGPYVAFNLSCQVVVTSVDPGPIRPEVPPGIPNRVGRTGGAGRTASAQDTAVACGEGGVSEVKSTDFGLALGGGFQVRLTASLDLAFDVIYARGLSEIDDEGKKTGHVVLQGGLVFAIG; encoded by the coding sequence ATGTCCGCAGGACGAAATTCCGCGCAAGCCGCCATCCACGCCGTGGCCCTGGTCCTCGCGCTGGCCGCCGCGCCGCTCGCCGCGCAGACGACCATCGGCGTGCGGGCCGGAATCGGTCCCGCGAGCCTGTCCGGGGCCGACCTGGAGACCCGGGGCGCCGCCGCGTTCGATGAACCCCGAGACGGGATCGTGGCGGGGGTCGACGCGGGGATCCCGCTGAGCGGCGGACTCGGCGTGCGCATCGGCCTGGGGCTGGCCCAGAAGGGCGGCGCCGTGAAGGTGCCGTCGTCGATCAGGGCGAGCCGGCTGCTCAACGAGTCGACGGCCGAGATCGACTACCTGCAGTTCTCCGCGCTCTTTCGCGCGGGCACCGCCGCCGAAGAGGGGCGTCTCAACTTCGGCTTCCTCGCCGGGCCCTACGTCGCCTTCAACCTCTCGTGCCAGGTGGTGGTGACGTCGGTCGACCCCGGACCCATCCGTCCCGAGGTCCCTCCGGGCATTCCCAACCGCGTGGGGCGGACCGGGGGTGCGGGGCGGACGGCGAGCGCGCAGGACACCGCGGTGGCCTGCGGGGAGGGCGGCGTGAGCGAGGTCAAGTCAACCGACTTCGGACTCGCCCTCGGCGGCGGGTTCCAGGTGAGACTGACCGCTTCGCTCGATCTGGCGTTCGACGTGATCTACGCCCGGGGTCTCTCCGAAATCGACGATGAGGGGAAGAAGACCGGCCACGTCGTCCTTCAGGGCGGCCTCGTGTTCGCCATCGGCTGA
- a CDS encoding Calx-beta domain-containing protein — translation MNTSQPIQRRARLSGPGHGALTVILAACAALFGGRATAFAQTDADDANTIWSATMIVGDTTWTSGAITVNEQGFYEGALGSLSSTTFSHGNADYSVVKLPIRQFTVGEYVSRPALSFRVRPGVFPAASEDRLVLVLDGTRFPLASRPSHQVNYYAWQDPGLSWSDGDTVDVKLIDDAPPPLTASFSGMPDAHTGAEFTFRLTFSEEVENLGSATLIDAFDVTGGTVKKAKRTLGGYKVWKITVAPTSASDTVAITLPETTDCSAAGAICTADLRPLSHSLTGAVTPSTVVPSASVSDASATEGRWIGFTVSLSEATSRTVTVAYATSGGTATSGTDFTPQSGTLTFTANQTEKPVAVATTEDTMVEEDETFTLTLSSPTNATLGDATATGTIIDDDALTATFSDMPATHTGAEFTFVLTFSEDFPLSYKTLRDSAAFAVTGGGVKRAQRRPRGSSSNKAWTITIEPASANDTVTITLPETTDCNATGAICTADGRMLSEAVSDTVLPASASGDMAGADAEDGALALLDGVTPDRAAAALVGEGEQLSEAQLDALDRLGNRNGRYDLGDALSWRDRCRRGEADCGTTPRDPGAAASGLLLFGAARRRRRGTSGHRRTPRAGHALAVLVAAITVWSCTGDLAGPPEAGREPDPLPAPATVPQGPGFLTVEWTAPAAGRAIGVLLELEGPGIEAVEAPPGLELYHSAASGRHRIVVAGDLDSGPLLRFRVPDRGRPGLYRVRVLQVTGEDYGLRDSRAYRAVAAPN, via the coding sequence ATGAATACATCGCAACCGATCCAACGCAGGGCCCGCCTCTCGGGACCCGGGCACGGTGCGCTCACCGTCATTCTGGCGGCCTGCGCCGCACTGTTCGGCGGCCGCGCGACGGCCTTCGCGCAGACCGACGCCGACGACGCGAACACGATCTGGTCGGCCACGATGATCGTGGGAGACACGACCTGGACGTCAGGAGCAATAACCGTCAACGAGCAGGGGTTCTACGAAGGCGCCCTGGGCAGCCTCTCGTCCACGACGTTCTCACACGGCAACGCGGACTACTCCGTTGTTAAGCTACCTATCCGGCAGTTTACAGTGGGCGAATACGTGAGCCGGCCCGCCCTTTCCTTTCGAGTCAGACCCGGCGTCTTCCCCGCCGCGTCCGAAGACCGGCTCGTGCTGGTGTTGGACGGAACGCGGTTCCCGCTGGCCAGCCGGCCGTCGCATCAGGTCAACTACTATGCGTGGCAGGATCCCGGCTTGTCGTGGTCCGACGGCGACACGGTCGACGTCAAGCTGATCGACGACGCGCCGCCGCCCCTCACCGCCAGCTTCAGCGGCATGCCGGACGCCCACACGGGCGCCGAGTTCACCTTCCGGCTGACGTTCAGCGAGGAGGTCGAGAACCTCGGCTCCGCCACGCTGATCGATGCGTTCGACGTCACGGGCGGCACCGTGAAGAAGGCGAAGCGCACGCTGGGCGGCTACAAGGTATGGAAGATCACGGTCGCCCCGACCTCGGCGAGCGATACGGTGGCGATCACGCTGCCGGAGACGACCGACTGCTCGGCGGCCGGCGCCATCTGCACCGCGGACCTGCGGCCGCTGTCGCACTCGCTGACCGGCGCGGTCACGCCCTCCACGGTCGTTCCGTCGGCCAGCGTGTCGGACGCGAGCGCGACCGAGGGCCGCTGGATCGGGTTCACGGTGTCGCTGTCGGAAGCGACCAGCCGGACGGTGACGGTCGCCTACGCCACGTCGGGCGGCACGGCGACGAGCGGAACCGACTTCACCCCGCAATCGGGCACGCTGACGTTCACCGCCAACCAGACAGAGAAGCCGGTGGCCGTTGCGACGACGGAGGACACGATGGTCGAAGAGGACGAGACGTTCACGCTGACGCTGTCGAGCCCGACCAATGCGACGCTGGGCGACGCGACGGCTACGGGCACGATCATCGACGACGATGCGCTGACGGCCACCTTCAGCGACATGCCGGCCACCCACACGGGCGCGGAGTTCACCTTCGTGCTGACGTTCAGCGAGGACTTCCCGCTCAGCTACAAGACACTGAGGGACTCGGCGGCGTTCGCCGTCACGGGCGGCGGCGTGAAGAGGGCGCAGCGCCGGCCGCGGGGCAGCAGCAGCAACAAGGCGTGGACCATCACGATCGAGCCGGCATCGGCGAACGACACGGTGACGATCACGCTGCCGGAGACCACCGACTGCAACGCGACCGGCGCCATCTGCACCGCGGACGGCCGCATGCTCTCCGAGGCGGTGTCGGACACCGTCCTCCCGGCGTCCGCGTCGGGCGACATGGCGGGCGCAGACGCGGAGGACGGCGCGCTGGCGCTGCTGGACGGGGTGACGCCGGACCGGGCCGCCGCCGCGCTGGTCGGCGAGGGGGAGCAGCTCAGCGAGGCCCAGCTCGACGCCCTGGACCGCCTGGGCAACCGGAACGGCCGCTACGACCTCGGCGACGCGCTCTCATGGAGAGATCGCTGCCGAAGGGGCGAGGCGGACTGCGGAACCACGCCCAGGGATCCCGGCGCCGCGGCCTCGGGCCTCCTCCTGTTCGGAGCCGCCAGGCGGCGGAGACGCGGCACCTCCGGGCATCGCCGGACGCCAAGGGCCGGGCACGCACTCGCCGTGCTGGTCGCGGCGATCACGGTCTGGTCGTGCACGGGCGATCTCGCTGGACCGCCCGAAGCCGGGCGCGAGCCGGACCCGCTGCCAGCCCCTGCGACCGTCCCGCAGGGCCCGGGGTTCCTGACCGTCGAGTGGACGGCACCGGCGGCCGGTCGCGCCATCGGCGTTCTGTTGGAGCTGGAGGGCCCCGGCATCGAAGCCGTCGAGGCGCCTCCCGGTCTCGAACTCTACCACTCCGCAGCATCCGGGCGGCACCGGATCGTGGTGGCGGGCGACCTCGATTCCGGGCCGCTCCTCCGGTTCCGGGTGCCGGACCGCGGCCGGCCCGGCCTGTACCGCGTCCGCGTCCTGCAGGTCACGGGCGAGGACTACGGCCTTCGGGATTCGCGCGCGTACCGGGCCGTGGCCGCGCCGAACTGA
- a CDS encoding benzoate-CoA ligase family protein has protein sequence MRIDRSVVPARLRYGETFNAASWYIDRHVAEGRGEKVAIAQAGRAVTYAELAERVARAGNALLGLGLAAGDRVLMVVKDGPEFFFFFWGAIKAGIVPVPVSYLMRARDLAFIIADSECRAVVYSPEFAAEVVPGLAAARTGARGLALEAEGGVLDDLAAAAPELEAAPARPEDIAFWLYSSGTTGRPKGVPHRHRDMPATCEHYAVGILGLGEDDRCYSAAKLFFAYGLGNAMTFPLWVGGTAILDERRPTPATTFETIETLRPTAYFGVPTLYAAQLQALDPSRAAASAPARGTPAGQGSPDLGSLRLCVSAGEALPPELFRRWKAATGLEILDGIGSTEALHIFISNAPGHVKPGSTGRVVPGYEARVMNEDGTEAGPGEAGQLEIRGDSTTSGYWNRPELEGRTIVDGWLRTGDRYVRDAEGWFHYQGRGDDMIKVGGIWCSPFDIEARLMEHPSVLEAAVVGREDDHGLVKPEAHVVLSEPLRETAGAPSAADTLTAELVAHCQEGLPRYMYPRWIRFVAELPKTATGKIQRFRLRV, from the coding sequence ATGCGAATCGATCGTTCGGTCGTCCCCGCGCGTCTCCGGTATGGGGAGACGTTCAATGCGGCCTCCTGGTACATCGACCGACACGTGGCCGAGGGGCGGGGCGAGAAGGTCGCCATCGCGCAGGCCGGGAGGGCGGTCACGTACGCGGAACTGGCCGAGCGGGTTGCGCGGGCGGGGAACGCGCTCCTCGGGCTCGGGCTCGCGGCGGGCGACCGGGTGCTCATGGTCGTGAAGGACGGTCCCGAGTTCTTCTTTTTCTTCTGGGGGGCGATCAAGGCTGGGATCGTGCCCGTGCCCGTGAGCTACCTCATGCGGGCGCGGGATCTTGCGTTCATCATCGCCGACTCGGAGTGCCGGGCCGTCGTGTACTCGCCGGAGTTCGCGGCGGAGGTCGTGCCCGGGCTGGCGGCGGCGCGTACGGGAGCCCGCGGTCTCGCGCTCGAGGCGGAGGGCGGGGTGCTCGACGATCTGGCTGCGGCCGCTCCGGAGCTGGAGGCGGCGCCAGCCCGGCCGGAGGACATCGCGTTCTGGCTCTACTCTTCGGGCACCACGGGCCGTCCCAAGGGAGTGCCGCACCGCCACCGCGACATGCCCGCGACCTGCGAGCACTACGCGGTGGGCATCCTGGGGCTGGGCGAGGACGACCGTTGCTACTCCGCGGCGAAGCTCTTCTTCGCGTACGGTCTCGGGAACGCGATGACCTTCCCGCTGTGGGTGGGAGGCACCGCGATCCTCGACGAGCGGCGTCCGACCCCCGCGACGACGTTCGAGACGATCGAGACGCTGCGTCCGACGGCCTACTTCGGCGTGCCGACGCTGTACGCGGCCCAGTTGCAGGCGCTGGACCCGTCGCGAGCGGCGGCCAGCGCCCCGGCTCGCGGCACGCCGGCGGGGCAGGGGAGTCCCGATCTGGGGTCGCTCAGGCTGTGCGTGTCGGCCGGCGAGGCGCTGCCCCCGGAGCTCTTCCGCCGCTGGAAGGCCGCCACCGGTCTCGAGATTCTCGACGGGATCGGCTCCACCGAGGCGCTCCACATCTTCATCTCGAACGCGCCGGGCCACGTGAAGCCCGGGAGCACCGGCCGTGTCGTCCCAGGCTACGAGGCGCGGGTCATGAACGAGGATGGGACGGAGGCGGGTCCCGGCGAGGCGGGACAACTGGAAATCCGCGGCGACTCCACGACCTCCGGCTACTGGAACCGTCCGGAACTCGAGGGACGGACGATCGTCGACGGCTGGCTCCGCACGGGAGACCGGTACGTGCGCGACGCCGAGGGCTGGTTCCACTACCAGGGCCGCGGGGACGACATGATCAAGGTGGGCGGGATCTGGTGTTCTCCGTTCGACATCGAGGCCCGCCTCATGGAACATCCGTCGGTGCTGGAGGCGGCGGTCGTGGGCCGCGAGGACGACCACGGCCTCGTGAAGCCGGAGGCGCACGTCGTGCTGTCGGAGCCCCTCAGGGAGACGGCGGGCGCGCCGTCCGCCGCCGACACGCTGACGGCGGAACTCGTCGCGCATTGCCAGGAGGGTCTCCCGCGCTATATGTACCCGCGCTGGATCCGGTTCGTCGCCGAGCTCCCGAAGACGGCGACCGGAAAGATCCAGCGGTTCCGACTCCGGGTCTGA
- the ggt gene encoding gamma-glutamyltransferase: protein MRDADRIEPSRPRWPTFRRGRTPLSLGAGLAVLLLLGGCRPDDVGNGAETGVTSGGASAFIEAGGAFPDGWPFAADDAPVTATEGMVASTDEFASRVGVEILAAGGNAVDAAVATGLALAVVNPEAGNLGGGGFMMVRLADGTVFAQDHREKAPLAATRDMYLDEDGNVTDLSVLGHLAAGVPGTVSGLWEAHRRFGSLPWADIVQPSIDLAHGFEVTTRLVSTLDAAQEGIRAFPHSARIFLPGDAVPGIGGTFSQPDLAAVLTRLRDEGPDDFYRGETAALIVEEMERGGGIITLEDLDRYETVWRDPVAFDYRGYTVHSMPPPSSGGLTMAAIANILERWDLGAMGWNSPETIHVMAESFRRAYADRNEYLADPDFVELPVDEFLSEAYADSRAATISAEGATPSAEVNPGIDAFLDESHTTHYAVVDAEGNAVAVTTSINSWYGGKVVVEGAGFFLNNTMDDFASKPGTPNQFGLVQGERNAIGPGKRMLSAMSPTIVEDAEGDLFLVTGTPGGATIITTVLQSIFNVVDHGMNVVQAVHAPRVHHQHLPDLVFHEYGGLGGATASALEALGHTVRERDPGPPDAYFTGGMSGDLQLIMAMPDGSWTAWSDPRRGGTALGR, encoded by the coding sequence ATGCGCGACGCAGACCGAATCGAACCCTCGCGGCCACGTTGGCCGACGTTCCGCCGCGGCCGGACGCCGCTCTCGCTGGGTGCGGGCCTTGCGGTCCTGTTGCTCCTCGGCGGCTGCCGGCCGGACGACGTCGGGAATGGTGCCGAAACGGGCGTCACGAGCGGTGGGGCGAGCGCGTTCATCGAAGCGGGGGGCGCCTTCCCGGACGGATGGCCCTTTGCGGCCGACGACGCGCCGGTGACGGCTACGGAGGGGATGGTCGCCTCGACGGACGAATTCGCGTCGCGCGTCGGCGTGGAGATCCTCGCGGCCGGCGGCAACGCGGTGGACGCGGCGGTCGCCACGGGACTCGCGCTCGCCGTCGTGAACCCGGAGGCCGGCAACCTGGGCGGGGGCGGGTTCATGATGGTGCGCCTCGCCGACGGCACCGTCTTCGCACAGGACCACCGGGAGAAGGCGCCGCTCGCCGCCACCCGGGACATGTACCTCGACGAGGACGGGAACGTGACGGACCTCTCCGTTCTGGGACACCTCGCGGCGGGCGTGCCGGGGACCGTCTCCGGACTGTGGGAGGCGCACCGGCGCTTCGGCAGCCTTCCCTGGGCCGACATCGTGCAGCCCTCCATCGACCTCGCGCACGGGTTCGAGGTCACGACGCGGCTCGTGTCCACGCTCGATGCGGCGCAGGAGGGGATCCGCGCCTTCCCCCACAGCGCGCGCATCTTTCTCCCCGGCGACGCCGTCCCCGGCATCGGCGGCACCTTCTCGCAGCCGGATCTCGCCGCCGTCCTCACGCGCCTCCGCGACGAGGGGCCCGACGACTTCTACCGCGGGGAGACCGCCGCCCTGATCGTGGAGGAGATGGAGCGCGGCGGCGGCATCATCACGCTGGAGGACCTCGACCGCTACGAGACGGTGTGGCGCGATCCGGTCGCCTTCGACTACCGCGGCTACACGGTGCACTCGATGCCGCCGCCGTCCTCGGGCGGCCTCACCATGGCGGCGATCGCCAACATCCTGGAACGCTGGGACCTGGGCGCCATGGGCTGGAACAGCCCCGAGACGATCCACGTGATGGCCGAATCCTTCCGGCGCGCCTACGCCGACCGCAACGAGTACCTCGCGGACCCGGACTTCGTCGAGCTTCCCGTCGACGAGTTCCTCTCGGAGGCCTACGCGGACAGCCGCGCGGCGACGATCTCCGCGGAGGGCGCGACGCCGTCCGCCGAGGTCAACCCCGGGATCGACGCCTTCCTCGACGAGAGCCACACGACCCACTACGCGGTCGTCGACGCGGAGGGGAACGCGGTCGCGGTCACGACCAGCATCAACTCGTGGTACGGCGGCAAGGTCGTCGTGGAGGGGGCGGGGTTCTTCCTCAACAACACGATGGACGACTTCGCCTCGAAACCCGGGACGCCGAACCAGTTCGGCCTCGTGCAGGGCGAGCGGAACGCGATCGGTCCGGGCAAGCGCATGCTGTCGGCGATGAGCCCCACGATCGTCGAAGACGCGGAGGGCGACCTCTTCCTCGTCACCGGGACCCCCGGCGGCGCCACGATCATCACGACGGTGCTGCAGTCCATCTTCAACGTCGTCGACCACGGGATGAACGTCGTGCAGGCGGTCCACGCTCCGCGCGTCCACCACCAGCACCTGCCGGACCTCGTCTTCCACGAATACGGAGGACTGGGAGGGGCCACGGCGAGCGCCCT